One Gelria sp. Kuro-4 DNA segment encodes these proteins:
- a CDS encoding TRAP transporter permease produces the protein MDSVNQDEYSLVDTSKIVEEFQAESRFRRYTGVWAKVISVIAIVMSAFHLYTAGFGTLQAMKQRSVHLAFVLGLIFLLYPASRKTARRNKPTWLDILFAVLGIIGGLYNFLYFDTMAMRGGIANNFDYFWGVVTLLLILEAARRCIGKELPLLSLVFVAYGLFGNRIPGIFGHTGFTWDRIVYHLYFSTEGIFGVALSVSATYIFMFILFGAFLGETGMAKFINDISMALAGGSAGGPAKVAIFASALLGTINGSAVANVATTGAFTIPLMKSIGYKPHFAGAVEAVSSTGGQIMPPVMGAAAFVMAEFLGMPYAKIMIAAILPALLYYLADFVQVHFEAVKIGLRGLPRSELPSLRQVLRTRWHLAIPLLAIVYLLLTGKTPLFAAFYGTLITIVASWFKKETRLSLAGLLRAMESGAREAITVAIACAVVGFIVGIVTLTGIGLTIGDNILALAGGNLLATMFLTMVLSIILGMGLPTTACYIVAATVAAPALIKIGVPDLAAHMFVFYYACLANLTPPVALAAYAGAGIAGANPSKTGWTAVRLAIAGFIIPFLFVYSPILLLQTRNTPALVQAIVTAILGVTALGIGAEGYFLHLTTLVERALFFAGAFGLMIPGAYTDLAGLVLVALAVASQVLRSRRGLPAKSA, from the coding sequence ATGGACAGCGTTAACCAGGACGAGTACAGCCTGGTGGACACCAGTAAAATTGTGGAGGAGTTCCAGGCCGAGTCACGCTTCAGGCGCTACACCGGCGTGTGGGCCAAGGTGATCAGCGTCATCGCCATCGTCATGTCGGCTTTTCATCTCTACACGGCCGGCTTCGGCACCCTGCAGGCGATGAAGCAGCGTTCCGTACACCTGGCCTTTGTCCTCGGCCTCATTTTCCTGCTCTATCCAGCCAGCAGAAAAACAGCACGCCGCAACAAGCCTACCTGGCTCGATATCCTCTTCGCCGTCCTCGGCATCATCGGCGGCCTCTATAACTTTCTTTACTTCGACACCATGGCCATGCGCGGCGGCATAGCCAATAACTTCGACTACTTCTGGGGCGTCGTCACGTTGCTCCTTATCCTGGAGGCCGCGCGGCGCTGCATCGGCAAGGAGCTGCCGCTCCTTTCGCTCGTCTTCGTCGCTTACGGCCTTTTCGGCAACAGGATTCCCGGTATCTTCGGCCACACCGGCTTTACCTGGGACCGGATCGTCTACCACCTTTACTTCTCGACCGAGGGTATTTTCGGCGTCGCCCTCAGCGTTTCGGCAACGTACATCTTCATGTTCATCCTTTTCGGGGCCTTCCTGGGTGAGACCGGCATGGCCAAGTTCATCAACGACATCTCCATGGCCCTGGCGGGCGGCTCCGCCGGCGGGCCGGCCAAGGTGGCCATCTTCGCCAGTGCTCTCCTGGGTACCATCAACGGCAGCGCCGTGGCCAACGTGGCCACCACCGGCGCCTTTACCATCCCCCTTATGAAAAGCATCGGCTACAAGCCCCACTTTGCCGGGGCGGTGGAAGCCGTTTCTTCCACCGGCGGGCAGATCATGCCACCGGTTATGGGGGCCGCCGCCTTCGTGATGGCCGAGTTTCTCGGCATGCCCTACGCCAAGATCATGATCGCCGCCATTCTGCCCGCCCTGCTCTACTACCTGGCCGATTTTGTGCAGGTGCACTTCGAAGCGGTGAAGATCGGCCTGCGCGGCCTGCCGCGCAGTGAGCTTCCCAGCCTGCGCCAGGTGCTGCGCACGCGCTGGCACCTTGCCATTCCCCTCCTGGCCATCGTCTACCTGCTGCTAACCGGCAAAACGCCGCTCTTTGCTGCCTTCTACGGCACCCTCATCACCATCGTCGCCAGCTGGTTCAAGAAGGAGACGCGCCTGAGCCTGGCCGGCCTGCTGCGGGCCATGGAGTCCGGTGCGCGCGAGGCCATCACCGTGGCCATCGCCTGCGCCGTGGTCGGGTTTATCGTAGGGATCGTCACCTTAACGGGTATCGGCCTGACCATCGGCGACAACATCCTGGCGCTGGCCGGCGGCAACCTCCTGGCTACCATGTTCCTGACCATGGTTCTGTCGATTATTCTGGGCATGGGTCTTCCCACCACCGCCTGCTACATCGTAGCGGCTACTGTGGCGGCACCGGCCCTTATCAAGATCGGCGTACCCGACCTGGCGGCCCACATGTTCGTCTTCTATTACGCCTGCCTGGCCAACCTTACCCCACCGGTGGCCCTGGCGGCCTATGCCGGCGCCGGGATCGCGGGGGCGAATCCCTCGAAGACGGGTTGGACGGCGGTGCGCCTGGCCATCGCCGGGTTCATCATCCCCTTCCTCTTCGTTTACTCGCCTATCCTTCTCCTTCAAACGCGCAACACCCCGGCACTGGTGCAGGCAATCGTCACCGCCATCTTAGGGGTGACTGCCCTGGGGATCGGCGCCGAGGGCTACTTCCTGCACCTTACCACCCTTGTGGAGAGGGCGCTCTTCTTCGCCGGCGCCTTCGGCCTGATGATCCCGGGCGCCTACACCGACCTGGCCGGCCTGGTGCTGGTTGCTCTGGCCGTGGCCAGCCAGGTGCTGCGCTCCCGGCGCGGCCTCCCCGCCAAGTCGGCCTAG